The sequence GTGTATTTTAACTCTTTATTTAGATTGTCCCTTCCGTACGGTACTTTATTTACCACAgttttattttctgtgtttttcgGTAATGAGATACGTAGATAAGTCAAAGTAGAAAAACTTAACAATTTCAATTTTAAGTAAATGTAcagaaatataaaaagtaaaaagtattcATGAAGCAGAATAAATGCTTTCACAGTGTTAAGCTATATTATgataacatattttattatattgctTGTTATCAACAATGAATGACATGTATACATGTTGCTGCTAAACATGGAGCTACTATAGACTACTGTTTAGTCTACTGGGTAGATTAGTACTGCATATCATCATATAAGCACATCCGTGtacgtatatttatttattcgttcTTCCATTGGTGTCAAATAAATGCAGTGGAATAACAAGAATActatttccctctgaaatgtagtgCAGAACTAGGCCGATACAGTAGTATAAATGTGTACTAAGTTAGGTTAGGTTACTTTTATTTGTCGACACAGTAGCCTACAGTATGCCTGATATCTAACAGTTCGATGGTGAATTGCTTTATTCGAGGGATAAGTCCCTGCTCGTGGTGTTGCTTGTGAGTTTGCGGTCGAtgctgctctctagcgcccaaAACCCTGATGGTTCAGCCGGAAGTGAAAAGCGTCACAGAATCAGCGCGAGCTACCCGGATGTAACTGACGTCATCAGACATTTATTGTAAACATGGCTTCCGTGATAACAGGTGAGAGCAGAAAGGCCCGGGCAAGCCCACGTTCCCTCTtggcaacattttaaatatgtcggTATTTCACTTGTTTCGTAGACACGTCTGACGCACGACCTGTGAACAGTGTCCAGATGTTTTACAGCCGGTTATGTTCGCGGTGGATGCCGAAAATGTCTGTTTAAGTCAACGCTAGCTACCGCTAACAGCTAATACCCTGGGATGCTAACACACGGTTCTTATTTGCGGACTTGTATTGTTTCCACACACCGTGATTTCACTTTCATTCATTGTAAACAGGCTTCAATGGCCAGTCGTGTTTGAATCCGTGTCCTTGTATTCTCTGGGCTTAAGTTGACCCGGTCATCTTTTGATGCTAATGTACGCTAACCTAACCAGCTCTGAATCTTAAGATTCTTGTTCTAGCGGTCGGAGTCACTGCGTTTCCGTTTTCCACGtgaacattaaaacaaaagcaGGGTCGGCGTTGATTGTGGGTTCTGTCGTGTCAGGCTCCCGAGTACAAAACGAGGTTGTTGCCCCCCCTGTGAGTTTCGTCTCTGTAGCGTTAACTGAGTTCACAGAACATGTTGGACGGAACCATGGTCCAGGCAGCTGTTGAACACTCGTCACCCTGGATCTGTAACTCCGACTGCACGACGCGTCATGATCGGGGTTATAATTAGCCTGCAGCTGGTCAGCCTCAGACCTCAGCGTGCTGCTCTCCGCTCCGGGTTATAACGTCAGGTTTCGAGCCAGGCCCTTCTCCCTCGCTAGTCTGCAGTATAACTAGATTGTATTTACTTTGAAGAGGTCTAAATGGGCACAAGTACTGCGAAAACTGTGAACGTGTTAGACGGTCATTGGAACGTGTATAACAAATGTACATAATGGCTCAATAGATTTGGGACAAATATATCAGAAATGTGGACCGATACCGGTTTCAGCTTCTCACCTATGCACATTTTCAGCTTTTGACTGTTTTATATAATGATTACTgaaattgttttggtttttggaTTGTGATGGACATTTTCTCCCACTGAAAACACTACGCAATGAATAGGTTGATAACAGTTGCTGAGTGTTCATAAAATCTTTTTATGTGGTACGATTGCTaatgatctttttttaaattttttataatCTTAAGCCACCTCGGAGTGGATTCAGTTTTTTAAGGATGCTGGGATCCCGGTTGGCCTCGCAGTCACTTATGCAGTCTCCTTTGTGGACAACAGGTAACCTAATGCTTCTTTTTCATAGGCTTGATCTTGTgaatgtatttagttttgttcAAGTGTTCTGCTAAGAAGCGAAGCATTGACAGTTTCTTTCATCAGCTTAGCGATGGCATCACAAATACACTGAGTtgtttgtctatttttctttatatattttctgGTGATAATCCAGTAGATGCAGTCGAATAATAATATTTCTTATTAAATCAGTAATGTGTTTGATTCATGTGGAACTTTCATTGAATTAAAACTATCCAGTGAATAATTTAGCTATGAGTCCACAGGATTGAATTTGTGCAACTCTTGGTTTGTTTGCAGTAGGTTGATGTGAACAAAtggcaaacaatgcatattgtttttctttgatcCATACCAAGTACCAACATAAGTACGTACAGTATAATCAGATCATTCATGTCACTGCAGAATTCACAAGAACATGCTGATGGACCTCAGTAAAGACATCATGATGGACCTCGGCATTACAGTCATTGGCGACATAATTTCCATTCTTAAACATGCAAAGCTGGTCTACAGGCAGGTGAGATCAGACTGAACTGCTTAACGTTCTGAAGTATGGAAATGTTGAAAAAGATGGTGTGATTGTCTTTGCTGGTGCAAACAAAATATCTGTGGAATATAGCCAGTGTTAATGTGAATGCAGTCATGGAGAATGGATGTTTTTCAAAGCCACTGCAGTCGACTGAGTTTACATAACCACTGTAACGTGGATCTCCTTTTCAGGACATGTGCAAAATGGCCACAGAAGCCATCTCCTCAGGACAGACCAGTGTTAAAGCTGATCTCAGGAGAACTGCCAATTCTCGTAAGTATCTCAATTTGAATTTTCCACATTGCtcattgaaatatatttgtgtggCCATAAATGATATGGATTTATTTTCTAATTTGaggttagtttagttttttatttaaaccctgttGGATAGGAATTGTTTCTACTCATTTCAACCAATGTACCCCGTTGCTAAATTGTACCATGTGATCTATATATCAGCCCGGCAAGAAACACTATGAATCCACAGTTGCACGATAATATACTATACCTGCTGttattaaatcaataaaactGACATGTCTAAAGTGTCATAGGAAAGTAATCCTAGGTGTGACTAAAACAAATCAATGCTTTAATATCAGAAGGCTTTCCCTGGCTAGATATAACACTTGTGCAATTTATTGATGGTTTATAAAATGTACAGTATAAACAAAAGTATTTTACACATGTTGCATATTTGTCTCGCACACACTCATTTGTATTAAtgtcaaatgaagaaaaaaattaaaaccctattttattgtcatattacatatagttacatacatatatgaaatgtattctctgcatttaagccatccttagttattaaggagcagtgggctgctgtgaagcaACTGGgcggttcagtgccttgctcaaggacaattcgacatgcaactaactgggagagcggggattgaacgctgGATAGACTGATTAAGATGTGAGCTTGCCCACACCTTATGGAGGAACACAGTATTTGACCCAAAAGTGACACCCACGCCAGTTCCACCTCAGTCATTGATTACTGATGGCAAGGAGAAAAGCAGTTTTGTCCGACAGCCTCCTCAGCTCTGCCTGCGCCAAGAGTTTaaagggagacaagggggtCCAACACGAGGGGTTTGTCTCATGCAGTAGTCCTCGGGCGCTCGGAGGACCCAACCTCGGAGCCCCTTTTTAGAAGTGGCACACCAGCCTTTGACTCCCCACTGTGTCATTGCCGACCCGAGCATGCTGCCACATGCACCCTCAGGGTAGAGGGAAACTCAAGGTTAGCCGTACTGGGTCTTAGTTCTGAACTGTACGCCAGTCAGAAAACAACTTCCACCTGTACTCGTACTACAGATGTGAAGACAGCTCTCTAACATCAGGAGTAGAGCATCTGACTGGCTCTATGCCAACACCTAGCAGGAGGTAGGAACCCCCAGCCGCCACGGATCACTGAGGTTGCTCAGTGATTGAGCGGAGGTAAAGAGTTTCTGTCCGGTTTTTAATTTGAGGGATAACGAACTGtacaaaacatttttactggctGTATTTGTCATGTAAAATTATATAATACTTAGGGTAATTGTTGCCGTTAGAAGATCGTTAGAAGATATTCTAATATTACAAGAACAAACTGCTTCACTTAGTTTGTTGGTCTCGGTGTCAAGTTGTACGTGACCTACTTCAGTTctataacatgtatttttatgCACACTTTTAATTTGGGCTAGTCTCCAGGACAACTGAGAAGCCCAGCTGTCTTCTGATCTCATCTTGGGGACAGAAAAAGAAGAGCCCCAATAGAAAGAAAGCAATATCACAAGTACTAAAAAAATGTTTCTGCTTTTTCTCAGCTGCCACTCGTATGATTGCCAATGCTTTGAGAAAGGACTCCCCACCGCCCACTCCACCCCGTCGACCTGACAACCACCTCTCGGTCACAGTGTCCAACATGCAAGCAAACAAGAACGGCAAAGCAGGTAGATATCGTGCAAAGTATCTTTCACCCCATACGTACCTTATTTCCCACCCTGTGGAGGCATGAGACCTACCTTATTTTTGACATTTGGTTATCCCCCTGTCAGTTGTAAGTCAGTCAGCTGACGAGGGGAACAGTTTAACAGCAGTGAAGCGCCGACGTGTGACAGCTGAGATGGAAGGCAAGTACATCATCAACATGCCCAAAGGTTCCACACCTCGTACACGCCGCATCCTGACCCAGCAGGCCAAGAAAGGTAGGCCTGACCCAGTGGCCTTGCCGGCAACTTGCCCCAATTAGgctgttgctcaccacagctaATCAATACTAAACACTTTCATCGACTTCTTTCATACTAAAACTGAGTCAGGTGACTTACGGCTCATTGTTTGCTTGTTTGACCTTCATTCTGTCTTGCACCAACAATCGTTTCCCCCTTGTCTCACATCTCCTACGTTTTCACCCAACCCAAAATCATCGACTGGTCTTTTTTCCCATTAAATTCTTTTAAAAGTGGCTTCTGTCTGAGGAAAGAGCcgaaagtttggagtcaccccgacaatttcgtgttttccatgaaaactcacacttttattcatcaaattaattgaaaaatgaatagaaaatatagtcaggACATTGAcacggttagaaataatgatttttatttgaaatattaattttgttcttctaaCTTCTagttcaaaggaaggccagttttatagcttctctcaccaacataactgttttcagctgtgcttacataattgcacaagggttttcgagGGCTTTCTAATCCATTAATCTTcgaaggcgattagcaaacacaatgtaccattaggaCACTGCAGAtgagcctctatacacctatgtagagatttcattaaaaaccacctagaatagtcatttaccacattaacaatgtagagagtgtatttctgattaatttaatgtatcttaattttttttaaatagtgccTTTCTGAGAAAAAGAAGCTtataaatgtccttatttttcaaagtgaccccaaacttttgaacgttagTGTATTTAATGAAAGAACCTCTATGCTCCATGTCAAGCTTCTTCTTTAAATGTAATGCTGCCATGAGACACCTCCACTGTGATGATCAAAACTTATCCAGCAAAGTACATGTTCATTTGTCTTTCTGACCCGAGtcacaaaacagaaaacaagtCCTGCTAGTTAGAGGTTTCTAAACAAAAGACGTCTTTGTCACCGGACCGCATCCATGGATTTCATGGATGTAATGTCATTCCGTGTGGAATgaataatatatttctataccACGGCTTTAGATTCCAACAGCTGTAAACCGAAAGCCTTGCTACCGTACAATTGACCTTCATTCCCCATGGATTTGTATCCGCTCCAGTCACCCTTGATGGAAACATGACACCCGGGTAGACGCGCTATTTTTTGCTCCTTCCAGCGTTTTGTCATCTTTGCCACAAATTCCATCGATGTTTTTTCCGAGCAGCGCTTAAACATCGTTCCAAGATAGTTTGCACTGAGTTTGAAGCCGGACTGAATAAGTAACCGATATAAAAAAAGGACGATTTGTGCTGTTCACTAATCCTGTTTTTTGGCTTGTTTTGTGAAAATGGAAAATGACactataataaaacaaaacggAGATATACCCATCAACTAACAGTGGGAAAGGAGTCTATTGCCTATTAGAAGGTTTTATAGCATTTAAACAACCTACATCTATCTCCTAATTGAGTGTAAAGTGGTTATAAGAGACGAGCACACTGCAACAGTCGCAGCAGTTTTGTCTCCATAATTCTGGAagatttactttaaatatattcaaaaggATTATGTGGATTATTCTTCCATCGCTATTAAAGAGTTGTCAAACATGAACATGCCCCAGTCACGCTGTCACAATAATGTTTGCTCTGCTCCTTGAACAGGTTTGAAGCGGACCTCTGTGTTTTCGAGACTTGGGGCTGAATCACAGGAAGACACGACCGCAAGCACGACCAAGGTGAGGCCCGTCGGTGTCGCGCAACGGCTCACGTTGTGTTCAATTGTATTAAACGCCGGCGTGAAGATAAGTTCTGTGCTTATAAGACTCGTGTTTGGCAGCCCACCGGTGTGTTCAGTCGTCTTGGCCAAGGGGATGAAGCGGAAGACGAGCCGCAGCCGGGCAAGATGTCCAGCAGCATCGACGTAGACGACGAGGTGGACAGTGATGGCGAAGGCTCCGTCGTCCAGTATGCTGGCGTCCTCAAGAGATCCCCTCCCGTCCTGAAGAAAAAACCCGCCAGAAAGTTGCGGCGGACCACCCTGCGACGCCTGGGAGGCAAACTACCTCCCTCTGACACGCCCTCCTCCTTGTCCTCGAATGGCCTCCCCCCTGCCAAGGTCAGCGTGCTTCAGAGACTGGGCAAGCTGCCCGCCACACACCTGAGCGCCGCTGTGTCACCCGCAGCTGCCGACACGCAGGACAACAGGGTGACGAGCACGAGGCCCAAAGCCCAGGAGGGACTCTACTTAGCGAGCTCCAAGGTCAGCAGCAGCACcggggctggaggaggaggaagaggaggaggaggaggaggaaacgaagaagggggagggggagcagagCCTCTGGGTGCCCAGATGGACATTAGTGCTGTCAGTGTTTTTAAGAGGCTGGGCAACAAGAGACCCTAATGCAAAAGTCTATTACTTTATGTCCTTTATAGAATCGTATCACTCCTTTTCCTGGTGACATGCACGACTGCAGATTTGAGTGCTGTGTGTTTATGGTCAGTTGTATTGCTGCTTTTTGGCTTTAGGCTCTTAGATAAAGatactttttttacattttagtcGCGCTGCCATAGGAACTTTTTGTTTAGTGTCTACGCTTTTAATTTGAGGACTCAAAGTTCTCAATCATATCTGCCAATTAtagttataaaaaaatgtatttaactatATTTGCGAACTTAAGGCATGAGCATGACATCAACCGAGCTGCTAATggtggttttattttttatttgatccaTTAACTCCACATATAAAGATGCTGCTTCCTAAACGTCTTCTTTTTGAGATTCCACCCGAATGAATACAACGAGAAGTTGAAGATATTCCCCCACGGTGAAATATTGGTCCTTTTGTTATTTACCTGAAAATGAATTGTttttcatgggggggggggaaggtacACACTTTAGACGAGTGAAGTTTATTCTTTAAACTAACACACAAGAACATCGTCCGATGGAAGACTCGCCATGAAGTGATGGTAAATCTTTTTATTTCTAGTTGCCTTCAACACCTTTAAGTACCTCCTTGAAGAGATGTCACCGCCCTGGACTGAAGGGAAAacactgctcttcttcttctgcgtgGAGTAGAACGTCTCACCTCTAAACTCTAGAGGCCCACGTCAACCTCTCTACCATTGTACTGAACGTTTTCTATCGCTACCTATTTGAAGGCCGGGTCAGTAGAATATTGTTTCTTTCGAAATGCAATGTATAGATTTGTTAGACTTGATTTCACACGGCACAGAACCAGTTATTGCTGCATATTTTTCGATGTGGACATTCTTGTATCCTGTCTGGGTCGTCATCACCTGTGTGTCATTGTTGGTCTTTCTTCACACCACAACTTTGTTACActgtaaatattttaaatgtaaaaaaaaaaaaaaacacaaaatggaATTGTTTTAAAGAACAAGGTAGATTCAAACACGCCGGGAACTGAAAAAAGTATGCTtggaaaataattaaaagaGGAAAATGGTCCAAActgcttccttcttttttctctctctacagGAGACGCATGCCATCGTCACATATTGTTCTCTTTTACATATCAAGGTGACATCaaagtaaatatgtatatattccgGGGAACATTTAGACGATCATTTATCAATAAACCCCTTTACCTCCCGCTCCTCACAATGCGGTTGCTGCTGCATCATTAGCGTGATATGTTAATGCCCCGGGGGCTGTACAATACGTCTTGAATGTACTTTAGATGTACTTTTTGGTTAGGTTGAGTAGATTATTTACCTATTTGAGGGGTCCCAatggtttttttttgtgtttgtatgcGTTGTGTCGGCTTATTTTCTGTTGTAAGATAATGTAATTGGTATGTgctgaatatatatttacacgttTGAACCTAGGAGGAGCTGAAACACCAATATAGATGTGAAACAGAAGTGGACATGACTCACAGAGGAAAGCcttctcctggtctgggtccatgTGAGGATGTACTCTGTGCACCAGTCACATCTCGCAGAGGCCCCGTTGCTTCTACATCTGTAGGGAAATGATGTAACAACCTTGTTATGATCACACGATTTAGCAGGAAAGCGATTGTCTAATTGGCTGGTGGGCTACAGTTGGCCCCACACCCGATCAGAAATAATTGATGTAATTCAGACGATGTCCCCTTGAggtcgctctctccctcctctggtTCCTGCAGCCTCCTGCCGACCGTCTCCTTGAAGACCGTATCAGCTGAAGTTATCAGCTGCTTCTCTCTGGCCATCATCTGATGTCTACAGAAGGGATATTAATTAAAGTATAAGTGTGCGTGGTTTTTATGTTTAAAGACTCTCAAACAATGGACGTGACGTAGTGTGAAATATTATGCCACAAAGACTGATAATAAATTATTTAAGTATTCTAAATACAGGATGTGTGTGACTGAATGATGTCCATAGGGCGCAGCCTTAATGGTACAATTCGCTGTTATTGATGgacatttattcttttttatgtaTACTTGTTTTTACCAGATCAAAGGTTTTTAAATAATCGATCGAGTTGGACATTTCTGCACGTTTCCTCCGTTTTTACCATGTAAAATATGGACTGCAGCAACGcaagacctttttttttttacccacaatgctGTTCGGCACGGGATTTCGTGCATGCGCTGTTTGTGGTGCTGAAGCTGCGCGTGCCATAGAAATCCACTCGAGCATCCTTCCGCGAGAGGATCAGAACGAGGAATCCTTGTTTTCGACGGTTGGAAAACTAACGGCTGGGAAATGTCGGGATGTGTCTGCCCGCTGTTCTAGCCTCCTTCATCTCTTTCCACCTCGACAACATAACTTCACTCACTTCACATCACGGCTGTTCTTCAAGCGCAGACATAACAAAGCGGAGACGTTTCTGAACCCGTTTCCGAGGCGGTTTGTTCGAGGCTCGTCGTGTCTCCGGTGCCGCCTGCTCAGCCGTCTCCGCCGCTCCGTTTCGCATCGCTGCTCCGGTCCTCcggcaaccacacacacacacacacacctcggtgTCCGAGCACCATGGCCCGCTCCCGGCGCTTTCACTGAGAGACATGGAAGCCAAGCAACATCCGATAAAGAGCCTCAAAAGCTACCCGGAAACAGGCGGCCGGAGCCTGGCAGCGGcagccggaggagacggagaaggaggcggcggcggcggctatcGAGCCGGCTCGGCTGAAAtggagatggaggtgaagaTCCAGAAAGCCATcgacttcaaggtggagggtcACCGCTGCTACAAGGAGAAGAAATTTCGGGAAGCGATCGGCAAGTACCACCGGGCGCTGCTGCAACTCAAAGGGGTCCATGTAGCCGACGGGACGACGGGCTCAGAGGTCAACCTGCTGAGCCCACCCGCGGCCACGCTGACCGAGGAGCAGCGGAGAGCCGTGGAGAGCACCGAGATCGAGTGCTACGACAGCCTGACAGGTGAGCCCAGAGCCCCAGAGCCCCGTCACCCCCTGCTGCTGCCGACACCATCGTTGGTTCCGGTTCACCGGGTCCACACGAGCCTGTGTAGGCTGCTTGTTTCTGCAGGTGTCGGATGTGTGCAGAGGAAATCACTTAGAATAGCAAACACGTGCATTATACAGGTCCATTATTTAAATTGTGAGAATGAGAATAAgataattttaaaaatgcaaTGAATAAATTGTCCCACGGCCACAAAGCCTCATAGGAAATAtgcatgttgtttttttattatgtatGAGAAGAGTTCATCGCGCTGTTGTGTTGTAATCATCTTTTCCCAAGGGGTCTGAGGGGTGATGTAAGGTGGCCCCACTTTTCAGGGACATACAGGGTTAACTGAGCTGCACTGAAAATATGAATTAACTCATGAGGCGACTTCTGTATCACTGTGTAGTATTTACACTGGTTACTACATTCAGTTGCTCTATGTGGGTGTTCCGCAAATAGGCCGTTTAAACTCGTTGCAAAtactgatttattttattttccatcttTAATGCCATGTCTGTACGTCATAAAATACTGACAATATCCATCGCAAGTTTCTAAAGCCCAAGTTCTGATATGACCTTTGGAAATGTGGTCCAGCAGGCTTCgaagacaagctgttgtttttgccttttttctGAAGGCTGCATTCATTTAGTTTGACAAGCAGTATGATCCTCTGACTAAATGCTGTCTGTCAACTGAAATGCATATTGTAGGAAAACATACGGCGTGAAGCATGGTGGATTTGAGATGGTTGGAGCagctttttatgtttttgatAGATTTTTGTTAGATtttagttaaaaaataaataacgttttaagtacattttatttatattgcaaaatcacaaatgtgccttGGGGGCTTTTATCTGTAATAATGTGTTTAGTGCCTGTATTTGTTTTCATATCTTGTTTTAATGGAACAACAGAGAACAACAAATATATGCAGTTTAAAATGATATGAAATGCAGTAAACACTGCAAATCCTCACAATGGTGAAGCTATAGAAGTGTGAAGAAAAACGTATTGCCGATCAATCTATTAAACAACCATTTGTTTAAGCTTTATTGTATACTTGATATTATATTTGTGGAATATACACCACAATCAAATATCATCCACCCAAcccattaaacattaaaatgttattcttattagTTTACAATGAGTTTGAACAGAATCTATCTTTCAACCaataaatcatatataatgCCTTTTAATTATTTAGTAAAGGTAACAACAAAAGTAGTTTATCAGGATTTACTGCATCAAGAAATACTCGATTACAATTGCCAGTAGCTCTGCTGTACAATATAATGATATAACAGTCTGTGCTCTGGATGCAGGTCATGGTGAACGTTGTCATCCCGGAGTGAGCTCATGATGGTGTTACATCACGATCCGTGTCGGGGTTGTGATGTCTTGGCGAGGGCAGTAGTGACGGTGCGTCTCGTTGCATGGTCTCCGTGTGTTGCCCAGTCAGCCTGCCGTTATGCAATGAAGGTCACCTTGTTGTGTGCAGCGTCCAGGGCCCAGAGTGGAGCCTGAAGGCCACTGTGGGGTGAAGGACAGGAtgggggagggaaagagaagaggaggaagggagagtgAGTTAAGGAAGAAATAAGCATAGGGGCAGAAACAGGAAGGAAGACGCAGGAGATGAAGTGGAAAGTAAGAGGAAGTCAGTTTGAGTGATGTACGAGCGaccgaggagagagaagagcagagaggggagaggagggggaggacggGGCCGCGAGCACTCGACAGGGGACCATTTTCACCATGGCAACCGTCACTGGGCCTTTTCCCTGTTGTTGCATTAACACTGATCATCCCCTCCCCTCACTGCTGCTTCAAACAGTGTTCACACGAACACAAAGAACCCTCATCTCAACCTTGCTTTGCCACCAAcgacttgtttttttgttgattcTTGTCCACTTGACGTTTATAGAATATTTGCATTCATATTCCTGCTTATGTGCTTTTAAACGACTGATGTCTGCTCCTCTTTATGCCACATGAAACCCCCATAAACCCTTTAAATAAGCAAAGTCATTTCCAAAGACAACTGGGCACTGAgtttatttaattactttaacAAGAGTAAATTGTGCATTTATGGGGACTGCTTTATTAATGattgattaattaatgaatTATTGTATCTTTAGCTGGACAGGCAATATTTGTTCGTAAATTCAATCCattgtaagctttttaaaggcatttgttgacaataagataaataaataatatcacAGCCGTACCTTTTATTAATAATGCAGATAAAATTGAAATACTCCACATTGGGATGAATTCAATAACATCGTCATCTTTACATAACTCTCATTATACAATTCTTGGCTCACAGTTCTTATGCCCACATAAATGATAACAAATAACCTGAAGTCTGTTTCAGCTTGAGAATTAAAATACTAATTCTTACTTGTTTGGAGTAtccacatttaatttaaagagCATTTTTCTTTACTTAAAAAcgattaaactaaacattcaaCTCACTGGGATGAAAATGGCTCTTTTGTGATtaatacttaaatatatatacatacatatatatatatatatatatatatatagtatatatattgtgtttttactttcaaataattttctccCATCCAACTCTGAATAACTTTACAcaattacttattttaaatatgcATTCCTTCAGGGAAGTCAGAAAAATGATCAGGTGAGAATCGAGCGGCGTTGCTTTCCGTGCTGCTGGACCGGCCAGTATTTGCTGACATTGCTGATTTTGTGtatcgtgtgcgtgtgcatttgtgAGTTGATGTGGGTCTTGTCTTCTTGACTTTGTGGTCACAAGTGAAAGATTTCCCCGTTGTACAATGTTGAGTTTATTTTAACTTTACTGgagtatttacattttatgcAAATTTACAAACACAAGTTTTTGACTGTTGGTCGGTCAAAACAAGCAGTCAGCTCTGGCTTTGGGGATCTGTGATGTTTCTCAGCTGCTGAATGCTGACTCACGGATGCAAAACACAAGATGAAAAAGACATTAAATGGATCAGAGAaaagcggagagagagacaaaatatgttttcaaaaaCAGGAAATAtttctgaataaataaatatagaaaagaTGCTggcaagagaaaaaaaatgagtGAATGTctaaagag comes from Pseudoliparis swirei isolate HS2019 ecotype Mariana Trench chromosome 20, NWPU_hadal_v1, whole genome shotgun sequence and encodes:
- the ttc9b gene encoding tetratricopeptide repeat protein 9B, encoding RFRGGLFEARRVSGAACSAVSAAPFRIAAPVLRQPHTHTHTSVSEHHGPLPALSLRDMEAKQHPIKSLKSYPETGGRSLAAAAGGDGEGGGGGGYRAGSAEMEMEVKIQKAIDFKVEGHRCYKEKKFREAIGKYHRALLQLKGVHVADGTTGSEVNLLSPPAATLTEEQRRAVESTEIECYDSLTACLLQSELVNYERVKDYCLKVLSHRRDHFKAMYRAGIAFYHLGDYECALRYLRDAKNREPTDTNVLRYIQLTEMKMNKSGQRERESGKETQG
- the c20h19orf47 gene encoding uncharacterized protein C19orf47 homolog isoform X2, whose translation is MASVITATSEWIQFFKDAGIPVGLAVTYAVSFVDNRIHKNMLMDLSKDIMMDLGITVIGDIISILKHAKLVYRQDMCKMATEAISSGQTSVKADLRRTANSPATRMIANALRKDSPPPTPPRRPDNHLSVTVSNMQANKNGKAVVSQSADEGNSLTAVKRRRVTAEMEGLKRTSVFSRLGAESQEDTTASTTKPTGVFSRLGQGDEAEDEPQPGKMSSSIDVDDEVDSDGEGSVVQYAGVLKRSPPVLKKKPARKLRRTTLRRLGGKLPPSDTPSSLSSNGLPPAKVSVLQRLGKLPATHLSAAVSPAAADTQDNRVTSTRPKAQEGLYLASSKVSSSTGAGGGGRGGGGGGNEEGGGGAEPLGAQMDISAVSVFKRLGNKRP
- the c20h19orf47 gene encoding uncharacterized protein C19orf47 homolog isoform X1 → MASVITATSEWIQFFKDAGIPVGLAVTYAVSFVDNRIHKNMLMDLSKDIMMDLGITVIGDIISILKHAKLVYRQDMCKMATEAISSGQTSVKADLRRTANSPATRMIANALRKDSPPPTPPRRPDNHLSVTVSNMQANKNGKAVVSQSADEGNSLTAVKRRRVTAEMEGKYIINMPKGSTPRTRRILTQQAKKGLKRTSVFSRLGAESQEDTTASTTKPTGVFSRLGQGDEAEDEPQPGKMSSSIDVDDEVDSDGEGSVVQYAGVLKRSPPVLKKKPARKLRRTTLRRLGGKLPPSDTPSSLSSNGLPPAKVSVLQRLGKLPATHLSAAVSPAAADTQDNRVTSTRPKAQEGLYLASSKVSSSTGAGGGGRGGGGGGNEEGGGGAEPLGAQMDISAVSVFKRLGNKRP